A genomic window from Gossypium hirsutum isolate 1008001.06 chromosome D10, Gossypium_hirsutum_v2.1, whole genome shotgun sequence includes:
- the LOC107935321 gene encoding cytochrome P450 81Q32: MNLPPSPPTLPIAGHLHLLKEPFNQSLFALSQKHSPIFSLRLGSRLAIVVSSPSVVEECLTKNDIVFANRPCFWVGKYISYDYTTIISSPYGDHWRNLRRICKLEIFSANRLNSSSSIRRDEIKNLLWKLYYSSSDDNFVKVKLKPLLSKLTFNITLRMIAGKQHKPEAVKLHGLQQELLKLGISPIVGDFFPFLRWANFFGYKKKVVKLTREINGLLQGLVDEHQRNKYGFEKEDTVISHLLCLQESEAQYYTDEIIKGIVQDMLLGGTNTVVIALEWSVSHLLNNLNTMQKSKSELDFHVGHGRLLDETDLPRLRYLQNIISETLRLNPAVPLLVPHVSSDRCNLLGYNIPKGTMLLVNAWAIYRDPKLWDEATFFKPERFENGRAEGYKMMPFGLRRRACPGKDLGQRVMGLVLGSLIQCFEWKRVSSKKIDMAEGKRLNSPKAKPIEAFCKARNTAKELLS, translated from the exons ATGAATCTCCCACCAAGTCCACCAACTCTTCCAATTGCAGGCCATCTCCATCTCCTCAAGGAACCCTTCAACCAGTCCCTCTTTGCCCTCTCGCAAAAACACAGCCCAATCTTTTCCCTCAGGCTCGGTTCACGCCTCGCGATTGTTGTATCATCCCCGTCGGTTGTCGAGGAATGCTTAACAAAAAATGACATTGTTTTCGCCAACCGTCCTTGCTTCTGGGTTGGCAAGTACATCAGCTACGACTACACCACCATCATCTCATCCCCTTACGGTGACCATTGGCGAAACCTTAGACGAATATGCAAGCTCGAAATCTTCTCCGCCAATCGTTTAAACTCATCTTCGAGTATTCGACGAGATGAAATCAAGAACTTGTTGTGGAAACTGTATTATTCCTCGAGTGATGATAACTTTGTCAAGGTAAAGTTGAAACCATTACTGTCAAAGCTAACGTTTAATATAACACTGAGGATGATTGCAGGCAAGCAACATAAACCGGAAGCAGTAAAGCTTCATGGTCTCCAACAAGAGCTTCTGAAGCTGGGAATCTCACCAATTGTAGgagatttctttccatttttacgGTGGGCTAATTTTTTTGGATACAAGAAGAAGGTGGTGAAATTAACGAGAGAAATCAATGGATTATTGCAAGGTTTGGTTGATGAGCATCAAAGGAACAAATATGGTTTCGAGAAGGAGGATACGGTGATCagccatttgctttgtttgcaagAATCGGAAGCTCAGTATTATACCGATGAAATTATCAAAGGGATTGTCCAG GATATGTTACTTGGAGGAACCAACACCGTAGTTATAGCATTAGAATGGTCCGTGTCTCATTTACTCAACAATTTAAACACAATGCAAAAGAGTAAATCCGAACTAGATTTCCACGTCGGTCATGGTAGATTGCTAGACGAAACCGATCTCCCGAGACTACGTTATCTACAAAACATAATCTCAGAGACCCTCCGATTGAACCCGGCAGTGCCACTTCTTGTTCCCCACGTCTCGTCTGATCGTTGTAACTTATTAGGGTACAACATTCCCAAGGGTACAATGTTGCTAGTGAATGCATGGGCGATCTATAGGGACCCAAAGTTATGGGATGAGGCAACATTTTTTAAGCCAGAAAGGTTTGAGAACGGTCGGGCAGAGGGTTATAAGATGATGCCGTTCGGGTTAAGAAGAAGGGCTTGTCCTGGAAAAGATTTAGGCCAACGTGTTATGGGATTGGTTTTAGGGTCATTGATTCAATGCTTTGAGTGGAAAAGAGTAAGTTCAAAGAAAATTGATATGGCGGAAGGCAAAAGACTAAATTCACCAAAAGCTAAGCCTATAGAGGCCTTTTGCAAAGCTCGCAACACTGCAAAAGAGCTACTTTCATGA
- the LOC107935304 gene encoding cytochrome P450 81Q32: MNLPPSPPTLPILGHLHLLKEPLNRSLFALSQKHGPIFSLRLGSHLAIVPSSLSVVEECLTKNDVVFANRPYFWVGKYIGYDYTTLGSSPYGDHWRNLRRICKLEIFSANRLNSSSSIRRDEIKNLLRKLYYSLSDDNFVKVELNPLLSNLAFNITMRMIAGKQHKPKAAKLHDLLQELLKLGVSPTVGNFFPFLQWADFFGYKKKVVKLTREIDGLLEGLVDEHRRNKDGFAKEDTVISHLLRLQESEAQYYTDGIIKGIVQDMLLGGINTEFITLEWSMSHLLNNVNTLQKSKSELDFHIGHGRLLDETDLPRLHYVQNVISETLRLNPAVPLLIRHVSSDRCNVLGYNIPKGTILLVNVWAIHRDPKVWDEATSFKPERFENGRIKGCKSMPFGLGRRGCPGMDLGQRVVGLALGSLIQCFEWKRVSSKKIDMAEGKGLNLQKAKPLEAFCKARNTAKELLS; the protein is encoded by the exons ATGAATCTCCCACCAAGTCCACCAACTCTTCCCATTCTAGGCCATCTCCATCTGCTTAAGGAACCCCTCAACCGGTCCCTCTTTGCCCTCTCGCAAAAACACGGCCCAATCTTTTCCCTCAGGCTTGGTTCACACCTCGCGATTGTCCCATCATCCCTGTCGGTTGTCGAGGAATGCTTAACAAAAAATGACGTTGTTTTCGCCAACCGTCCTTACTTCTGGGTCGGCAAGTACATTGGCTACGACTACACTACCCTCGGCTCTTCCCCTTACGGTGACCATTGGCGAAACCTAAGACGAATATGCAAGCTTGAAATCTTCTCCGCCAATCGTTTGAACTCGTCTTCGAGTATTCGACGAGACGAAATCAAGAACTTGTTGCGGAAACTGTATTATTCTTTGAGTGACGATAACTTCGTCAAGGTAGAGTTGAACCCATTGCTGTCAAATCTAGCGTTTAATATTACAATGAGGATGATTGCTGGCAAGCAACATAAACCGAAAGCAGCAAAGCTTCATGATCTCCTACAAGAGCTTTTGAAACTGGGGGTCTCACCAACTGTAGGAAACTTCTTTCCATTTTTGCAGTGGGCTGATTTCTTTGGATACAAGAAGAAAGTGGTGAAATTAACGAGAGAAATTGATGGATTATTGGAAGGTTTGGTCGATGAGCATCGAAGGAACAAAGATGGTTTCGCGAAGGAGGATACGGTGATCAGCCATTTGCTTCGTTTGCAAGAATCGGAAGCTCAGTATTATACTGATGGAATTATCAAAGGGATTGTCCAG GATATGTTACTAGGTGGAATCAACACCGAATTTATAACATTAGAATGGTCCATGTCTCATTTACTCAACAATGTAAACACATTGCAAAAGAGTAAATCCGAACTAGACTTCCACATCGGTCACGGTAGATTGCTAGACGAAACCGATCTTCCGAGACTACATTATGTACAAAACGTAATCTCAGAGACCCTCCGACTGAATCCAGCGGTGCCACTCCTTATTCGCCACGTCTCATCTGATCGTTGTAACGTATTAGGGTACAACATTCCCAAGGGTACAATATTGCTAGTGAATGTATGGGCAATCCATAGGGACCCAAAGGTATGGGATGAAGCAACAAGTTTTAAGCCGGAAAGGTTTGAGAACGGTCGGATCAAGGGTTGTAAGTCGATGCCATTTGGGTTAGGAAGAAGGGGTTGTCCCGGAATGGATTTAGGCCAACGTGTTGTGGGATTGGCTTTAGGGTCATTGATTCAATGCTTTGAGTGGAAAAGAGTAAGTTCAAAGAAAATTGATATGGCGGaagggaaaggactaaatttacAAAAAGCTAAACCTTTAGAGGCCTTTTGCAAAGCTCGCAACACAGCAAAGGAGCTACTTTCATGA